The Polyangium mundeleinium genome contains the following window.
ACGAAGCCCCCCGAAGACCCGACGAACCTGTATCCATCCTGCGTGTTTGAGCACAGCTCGTGCCACGGGGCAAATCCTGCGGCGCGACGCCGATTCCATCCGGACGGAGCCCCCCGCGCGTGACGAGTTGGCCGGACGGATGGGGCGCGCGTGACAAGTTGGCAACGCGCGCGGGCGCCTGTGGCGGATGCTGCGGGGGACGTGTAGGGTCGCGGCCGCGAGGAGGCTCGATTCCATGACCGTCTCAGCGATCTTCGATCCTGCGCGCTGGCGCGAGGTGCCGGGTTTTTCGTTCACGGACATCACCTACCACCGCGCCGTGGACCAGGGCACCGTGCGTATCGCGTTCCATCGGCCCGAGGTGCGCAACGCGTTTCGGCCGAAGACGGTGGACGAGCTCTACACGGCGCTCGAGGACGCGCGGACCACGGCGGACGTGGGCTGCGTGCTCATCACGGGCAACGGCCCCTCGCCGAAGGACGGCGGCTGGGCCTTCTGTTCGGGCGGCGATCAACGAATTCGCGGCAAGGACGGGTACAAATACGAGGGCAACGAGGCCGGCGAGGTCGACGCGGCGCGCCTCGGGCGTCTGCACATCCTGGAGGTGCAGCGGCTCATTCGTTTCATGCCGAAGGTCGTGATCGCGGTCGTGCCGGGCTGGGCGGTCGGCGGCGGGCACAGCCTGCACGTCGTCTGCGACATGACGCTCGCGAGCCGGGAGCATGCGCGGTTCAAGCAGACGGATCCCGACGTGGCGAGCTTCGACAGCGGCTACGGATCGGCGCTCCTGGCGCGGCAGATCGGCCAGAAGAAGGCGCGCGAGATCTTCTTCCTCGGCCTCGATTACACCGCGGAGCAGGCCGCGGCGATGGGGATGGTGAACGCCGTCGTGCCGCACGAAGACCTGGAGAAGGTGGCGCTCGAATGGGGCGCGCTCATCAACGGCAAGAGCCCGACCGCGATGCGAATGCTGAAATACGGCTTCAACCTCCCCGACGAGGGCCTCGTGGGGCAGCAGCTCTTCGCCGGCGAGGCGACGCGGCTCGCCTACGGCACCGACGAGGCCGCGGAAGGCCGCGACGCGTTCCTGGAAAAGCGCAAACCCGATTACAAGCGCTTCCCCTGGCATTATTGAAGCCGCACGTTCGTTCGTCCTGAAAAACGTATCCGCGGCCGCCGCGGCCGAGGCCCTGGCCGTCCACGACACGAGCGGCCGAGCTCGGGCGCCCCCCGACATTCGGAGCCGGGCGCCCACCATCGACCACCAAGGCGACCGTCTCGCTACGGTATACTACCCTTTCCGCCACGTGGCCGAACCCCCCGCCCCGACCGCATCGACGTCCCTGCCGAACGACGGCCCGAGCCCGGGGACCGTCGCGACGAACCGGGACAAGGCGCGCCACGCAGCCGCGTCGTCGCTCCTCGGCATCGCCCTCAACCGCGCCGAGATCGAGCGCGTCGCGCTCCTGTCCACGTTGCTCTTCCTGTCCGCGCTGCTGCTCGTCGTCGGCCGCACCGCGCGGGATGCGCTCTTCCTGACGCGCTTTCCAGTCACGTGGATCGCGCCGATGTGGATGGCGTACGGCGTGGTCTCGGCCGTCGTGGCCTTCGGCTACGAGCGCGGGCTCCGGAAGCTGCCGCGCGCGCGCTTCGGCGCGGTGTTCGCGATCGGTGCGGCCGCAAGTTACGTCCTGCTTCGTCTGCTCATCGGCAAGGACATCGGCGCCGCGTACCTGATCTTCGCGATCTGGGCCGACGTCATCGCGAACCTGACCGGCATGCTCGCCTGGAGCATCGCGCAGGACCTCTACGACGCGCGCAGCGCCCGGCGCATCTTCGGGCTGATCGGCGCCGGGCACATCGCAGGCACGGTCGTCTCGGGCCTCGGGGCCGGCGCGATCGCGCCGATCATCGGCGCGGAGAACCTCATCTTCGTGCTCGTCGCGGCGCTGCTCGGCGTGGCGCTCCTTTGCCGCATCACCGCGCGCCGGCACGGCACGGCCTCCCGGAGCCGCGCCGACGAGCGATCGAGCGCGCAGCAGCAAGACCAAACGCCGCTGCTCAACTCGCGCTACGTCGGCGCCCTCGCCGTGACGATCCTGGTCGTCTACGCGATCCTCACGGTCGGCGATTACCAGTTCAAGGCGATCGCCCGCACGTCGTACCCGGACCGCGACTCGCTCGCGCGGTTCATGGGCACGTTTTACGGCGCGATCGGGATGATCGGGCTCTTCGTCCAGCTCGTCGTCACGCCCCGGATGCTCGATCGCGCGGGCGTGCTCGGTGGCGCAGCGACGATGCCCGTCGCGTTCGTCGCGAGCACCGTGCTGCTCCTCGCCTTCCCCTCGATGCCGCTCGCGGCGGTGCTCAAGGCGAGTGACAACGCGCTGCAGTTCTCGATCTTCGACGTGACGCTGCAGATCCTGTTCTTCCCGTTCCCCGCGGCGCTCAGGGATCGCGTGCGGACACTCGCGTCCGCGATCATGAAGCCCCTCGGCTGCGGCGTCGGCGCGGCGCTCTTGCTCGCGTTCAGCCCCTCGGCGAGCGAGGCGCAACCAGGAGCTTCGCTCATCACGGCCGCGGCGAAGCTCGGGTACGTGACGCTCCCGCTGGGCCTCACGATCCTGCCGCTCCTGCTCGTCGTGCGGCGCGGCTACGTGGAGGCGATGCAGGGGACGCTCCTCCGCGGCAAGCTCACGCCGGAGATGCCCCAGCGCGGCGGCAGGGCCGTGGCCGCGCTCGCCGGCGCGCTGTCGAGCCTCGACGCGCCGCAGGTGCTCTTCGCCCTCGATCGGCTGCGGCAGCTCGATCCGGCGCGTGTCCGCGAGGCGCTGCCGACGCTCACGCGGCACGTCTCGGCGCGCGTGCGGGCCGCAGCGCTCCGGACGTCACGCGCCGTGGGGCACCCCGAGGCCGCGGCGCTGGCCCGCGAGCGGCTCGAAGATCCCGATCCCGAGGTCCGCGGCATCGCGGTGGAGCTGCTCGCCAACGCGCTCGGCGAGGACGCACATGAAGAGCTCTGTGCGCTCGCGACGCGAGGCGGCGACGACGCCGTGCGGGCCGCGTCGATCGCGGCGCTGCTCCGGCACGGCGGGCTCGGCGGCATGCTGGAAGGCGCGCCGAGGCTGCGGGATCTGCTCGACAGCGAGGACCCCGCCGAGCGCGTGACGGCGGCGCGCGTGCTCGGTTTGGTCGGACAACCGCAGCTCGAAAGGGCGGTCGCGCGGCTGCTCGCCGACACCGATCCCGCCGTGCGGAAGGCCGCGCTCTCGGCCTCCGCGACGGTGGCC
Protein-coding sequences here:
- a CDS encoding Npt1/Npt2 family nucleotide transporter; this translates as MAEPPAPTASTSLPNDGPSPGTVATNRDKARHAAASSLLGIALNRAEIERVALLSTLLFLSALLLVVGRTARDALFLTRFPVTWIAPMWMAYGVVSAVVAFGYERGLRKLPRARFGAVFAIGAAASYVLLRLLIGKDIGAAYLIFAIWADVIANLTGMLAWSIAQDLYDARSARRIFGLIGAGHIAGTVVSGLGAGAIAPIIGAENLIFVLVAALLGVALLCRITARRHGTASRSRADERSSAQQQDQTPLLNSRYVGALAVTILVVYAILTVGDYQFKAIARTSYPDRDSLARFMGTFYGAIGMIGLFVQLVVTPRMLDRAGVLGGAATMPVAFVASTVLLLAFPSMPLAAVLKASDNALQFSIFDVTLQILFFPFPAALRDRVRTLASAIMKPLGCGVGAALLLAFSPSASEAQPGASLITAAAKLGYVTLPLGLTILPLLLVVRRGYVEAMQGTLLRGKLTPEMPQRGGRAVAALAGALSSLDAPQVLFALDRLRQLDPARVREALPTLTRHVSARVRAAALRTSRAVGHPEAAALARERLEDPDPEVRGIAVELLANALGEDAHEELCALATRGGDDAVRAASIAALLRHGGLGGMLEGAPRLRDLLDSEDPAERVTAARVLGLVGQPQLERAVARLLADTDPAVRKAALSASATVAAPKLLPLLEGALADHTLGKAASNAIVALGDRAIPRLVTTLSDPNADAIVRLAIPRLLSRIGTSAALAALLDRVDEPDDRVRQKVLASASRLRLALGAPPAPLEPIRERIEREAHAHERERDAYLLVRPRLARPLLDAHVERRLRKGLIRILRLCELVYPRDVVAGVRTHVFGKDRSLRANAFEVLESLLDRRRGARLVALFERYLELADGLPRGSAHPSTDDVVTFVRSELQSNDPYRAALVLEAVAVHRIEACAKDVSLALDAPDPLVREAAAIAVVETRAAGAEEKLQALVKDPDRAVARWAAYWARTGRSAIEAGDGMYTTIEKVLFLQRVPILSKISGEELVGLARTSEVLGLPRGEVIFRQGDSGAALYFIISGSVSLRVEGKEVVRLGANEVFGETSIIDREPRAATAVSLEPVELLRVSGEDFSAAVHDTAEIAMGVLRVVSVRLREADRRLSMAEAELARLRRSSSPTGEKPPPEGDAGATRRSWDDDE
- a CDS encoding 1,4-dihydroxy-2-naphthoyl-CoA synthase, encoding MTVSAIFDPARWREVPGFSFTDITYHRAVDQGTVRIAFHRPEVRNAFRPKTVDELYTALEDARTTADVGCVLITGNGPSPKDGGWAFCSGGDQRIRGKDGYKYEGNEAGEVDAARLGRLHILEVQRLIRFMPKVVIAVVPGWAVGGGHSLHVVCDMTLASREHARFKQTDPDVASFDSGYGSALLARQIGQKKAREIFFLGLDYTAEQAAAMGMVNAVVPHEDLEKVALEWGALINGKSPTAMRMLKYGFNLPDEGLVGQQLFAGEATRLAYGTDEAAEGRDAFLEKRKPDYKRFPWHY